The following are encoded in a window of Castanea sativa cultivar Marrone di Chiusa Pesio chromosome 9, ASM4071231v1 genomic DNA:
- the LOC142608983 gene encoding LOW QUALITY PROTEIN: polygalacturonase inhibitor (The sequence of the model RefSeq protein was modified relative to this genomic sequence to represent the inferred CDS: inserted 3 bases in 2 codons; deleted 1 base in 1 codon), translating to MEEIGAAATRRRPLLSLLCFTPLISSTFSELCNPQDKKVLLQVKQAFNNPYVLTSWKTNADCCTGWYCVTSDSTSHRINSLTITTDNQLSGQIPPEVGDLPFLETLEFQKLPXTGTIQPAIVNLKHLNFLRLNWLNLTGLIPDFINKLKNLTFIDFAFNQLSISIPPSLSELPKLGGLHLDRKKLSRPLPYSFGNFPQGLYVFLSHNQLTGTIPTSFAHMDFGYIDLSQNKLEGDASVVFGSNKTTEIMDLPRNLLEFNLSKVVLPKSLXVLDLNHNKIFRGLPIKLTSLNLQYLNVGYNRLCGQIPMDGGKLQSFNYSNYFHNRCLCGSPLPSCK from the exons ATGGAGGAGATCGGCGCCGCTGCTACCCGTCGGAG gcctcttctctctctcctctgctTCACCCCACTCATCTCCTCTACTTTCTCAGAGCTCTGCAACCCACAAGACAAAAAAGTCTTGCTCCAAGTCAAACAAGCCTTCAACAACCCCTATGTCCTTACCTCT TGGAAAACAAACGCCGATTGCTGTACTGGCTGGTATTGTGTCACAAGTGACTCCACCTCTCACCGCATCAACTCCCTCACCATCACTACTGACAACCAACTCTCTGGCCAAATCCCACCTGAAGTTGGTGACCTTCCATTCCTCGAAACCCTTGAATTCCAGAAACTAC TCACTGGTACTATTCAACCTGCCATTGTCAATCTCAAACACCTCAACTTCCTCAGACTCAACTGGCTTAATCTCACTGGCCTAATTCCTGATTTCATtaacaaactcaaaaacctCACTTTCATTGACTTCGCATTCAACCAACTCTCTATCTCAATCCCACCCTCACTTTCAGAGCTTCCTAAGCTCGGTGGACTTCACTTGGACCGTAAAAAACTCTCCAGACCACTCCCCTACTCTTTCGGCAATTTTCCTCAGGGACTATATGTGTTCCTATCTCACAACCAACTAACCGGTACAATCCCAACCTCGTTCGCCCACATGGACTTTGGCTATATTGATTTGTCACAAAACAAACTCGAAGGCGATGCATCCGTGGTTTTCGGATCGAACAAGACCACAGAGATCATGGACTTGCCAAGGAACTTGTTGGAGTTTAATTTGTCAAAGGTTGTGCTCCCCAAGAGTTT AGTTTTGGATCTTAACCACAATAAGATCTTTAGAGGTCTTCCTATTAAGTTGACCTCACTGAATTTGCAGTACTTGAATGTGGGTTATAATAGGCTTTGTGGTCAGATTCCAATGGACg